In Herpetosiphon gulosus, the DNA window TATCGTGCTAATCGAACGGCAGAGTATGGCATCTTTACGCCATTACTCACAAAAACGGTTGATGTGGATATCATCGAAGAGCAATGGGATGCCATGGTGCAGCTCGCTCAATCGCTGAAAGAACGGACCGTGGCAGCCCATGTGGTTGTGCAACGGTTGACGAATAGTTTCCCCCTTGATCGGCTCGCGAAGGCGGTTACCAACCTCGGTCGTTTGATTAAAACGGAATATATCCTCCGCTATATCACCGAGCCTCCCGTGCGGCGGAAAGTACACGTCCAATTGAATAAAGGCGAATATCGTCACAAGTTACCACGCTGGGTCTTCTTTGCGAACCAAGGTGAGTTTACCACCGGCGATTATGAAGAGATCATGAATAAAGCCAGTGCCTTAAGTCTTGTATCGAATGCGATCTTGTATTGGAATACGCGCCACATCAGCCGCATTCTTGAGCAATTGCACCAGAATGGCGAGACTATTGATCCTGAGGTGCTCAAGCATATTTCATTGTTACCCTACAAGCATGTGCTCCCCAATGGGACGTACTTTATTGATGAAGGTTCGAGCGAAGGCTACGGTTAAAACCGTAGGTTTCTGTTCAAATGCTCCCGCTGGTCCGCATAGCCCGACCTTGAACCCTCGTGTCGGACCTCGCCGCAACTAAGAATAGCAATATATGCACGAGTAAAGAACACGTTTTGCAGTTTCCATCAGCACTGTTACGTCGTCCATCGCGGCGTTATTATGGATCTTACATCATAGGTTTAGGGAGACTATTTATGGACGCTATTGATACTGTTGTTGCTCACGCGATACAATACTTTGATCTCAGTACCCCGGTTCAGGTGGTTGCCCACCTTCCCAGTCATTATCATCAGTCCGTCCATCTTCGGGCAGCAAATGGGGATTTTGTCCTGAAGGTCTACATGGTGGATCAGGACGATGCTGCGCTGTTCTATGAACAGCGTTTAGTGCGATGGCTATCATGGCGACCTACCTCATTTGCCG includes these proteins:
- a CDS encoding Tn3 family transposase; amino-acid sequence: MLDGLLENNTILQIQEHTTDTHGYTEIIFALCYLLGYAFMPRIRDLKDQQLYRANRTAEYGIFTPLLTKTVDVDIIEEQWDAMVQLAQSLKERTVAAHVVVQRLTNSFPLDRLAKAVTNLGRLIKTEYILRYITEPPVRRKVHVQLNKGEYRHKLPRWVFFANQGEFTTGDYEEIMNKASALSLVSNAILYWNTRHISRILEQLHQNGETIDPEVLKHISLLPYKHVLPNGTYFIDEGSSEGYG